In Chlorocebus sabaeus isolate Y175 chromosome 19, mChlSab1.0.hap1, whole genome shotgun sequence, a single genomic region encodes these proteins:
- the IL2RB gene encoding interleukin-2 receptor subunit beta, translated as MATLALSWRLPLLILLLPLATSWASAAVNGTSKFTCFYNSRANISCVWSQDGALQDTSCQVHAWPDRRRWNQTCELLPVSQASWACNLILGAPNSQKLTSVDIVTLRVMCREGVRWRMMAIQDFKPFENLRLMAPISLQVVHVETHRCNISWEISQASHYFERHLEFEARTLSPGHTWEEAPLMTLKQKQEWICLETLTPDTQYEFQVRVKPLQGEFTTWSPWSQPLAFRTKPAALGKDTIPWLGHLLVGLSGAFGFIILVYLLINCRNTGPWLKKVLKCHTPDPSKFFSQLTSEHGGDVQKWLSSPFPSSSFSPGGLAPEISPLEVLERDKVTQLLLQQDKVPEPSSLSSNRSLTSCFTNQGYFFFHLPDALEIEACQVYFTYDPCAEEEPDEGGAGVPTGSSPQPLRPLSAEDDAYCTFPSGDDLLLFSPSLIGGPSPPSTAPGGSGAGEDRLPPSLQERVPRDWDPQPLGPPTPGVPDLVDFQPRPELVLREAEEEVPDPGPREPFSFPWARPPGQGEVRALNARLPLNTDAYLSLQELQDQDPTHLV; from the exons ATGGCGACCCTTGCTCTGTCCTGGCGTCTgcccctcctcatcctcctcctgcccctggcTACCTCTTGGGCATCTGCAGCGGTGAACG GCACTTCCAAGTTCACATGCTTCTACAACTCGAGAGCCAACATCTCCTGTGTCTGGAGCCAAGATGGGGCTCTGCAGGACACTTCCTGCCAAGTCCATGCCTGGCCGGACAGACG GCGGTGGAACCAAACCTGTGAGCTGCTCCCTGTGAGTCAAGCATCCTGGGCCTGCAACCTGATCCTCGGAGCCCCAAAT TCTCAGAAACTGACCTCAGTGGACATCGTCACCCTGAGGGTGATGTGCCGTGAAGGGGTGCGATGGAGGATGATGGCCATCCAGGACTTCAAACCCTTTGAGAACC TTCGCCTGATGGCCCCCATCTCCCTCCAAGTCGTCCACGTGGAGACCCACAGATGCAACATAAGCTGGGAAATCTCCCAAGCCTCCCACTACTTTGAAAGACACCTGGAGTTTGAGGCCCGGACGCTGTCCCCAGGCCACACCTGGGAG gaggcCCCCCTGATGACCCTCAAGCAGAAGCAGGAATGGATCTGCCTGGAGACGCTCACCCCAGACACCCAGTATGAGTTTCAGGTGCGGGTCAAGCCTCTGCAAGGCGAGTTCACGACCTGGAGCCCCTGGAGCCAGCCCCTGGCCTTCAGGACAAAGCCTGCAG CCCTTGGGAAGGACACCATTCCGTGGCTCGGCCACCTCCTCGTGGGCCTCAGCGGGGCCTTTGGCTTCATCATCTTAGTGTACTTGCTGATCAACTGCAGGAACACCGGGCCATG GCTGAAGAAGGTCCTGAAGTGTCACACCCCAGACCCTTCGAAGTTCTTTTCCCAGCTGACCTCAGAGCATGGAGGAGATGTCCAG AAGTGGCTCTCCTCGCCCTTCCCCTCATCGTCCTTCAGCCCTGGCGGCCTGGCgcctgagatctcaccactggaAGTGCTGGAGAGGGACAAGGTGACACAGCTGCTCCTGCAGCAGGACAAGGTGCCTGAGCCCTCATCCTTAAGCAGCAACCGCTCACTGACCAGCTGCTTCACCAACCAGGGTTACTTcttcttccacctcccagatgcCTTGGAGATAGAGGCCTGCCAGGTGTACTTTACTTATGACCCCTGCGCAGAGGAAGAGCCTGATGAGGGTGGGGCCGGCGTGCCCACAGGGTCTTCCCCCCAACCCCTGCGGCCTCTGTCAGCGGAGGACGATGCCTACTGCACCTTCCCCTCCGGGGATGACCTGCTGCTCTTCTCCCCAAGTCTCATTGGTGGCCCCAGCCCCCCAAGCACTGCCCCTGGGGGCAGCGGGGCTGGTGAAGACAGGCTACCCCCTTCCCTGCAGGAGAGAGTCCCCAGAGACTGGGACCCCCAGCCCTTGGGGCCTCCCACCCCAGGAGTCCCAGACCTGGTGGATTTTCAGCCACGCCCTGAGCTGGTGCTGCGAGAGGCTGAAGAGGAGGTCCCTGACCCTGGCCCCAGGGAGCCGTTCAGTTTCCCCTGGGCAAGGCCTCCTGGGCAGGGGGAGGTCAGGGCCCTTAATGCTCGCCTGCCCCTGAACACTGATGCTTACTTGTCCCTCCAAGAACTCCAGGATCAGGACCCAACTCACTTGGTGTAG